The Saprospiraceae bacterium region ATGCTGTTGTATTGTCCGAACTGAAAATTGATATTTGTTTTAGGCAGTTCAAACACCGATTTTTTCAAAGCGGTAGATGATTGCACATTGAATTGTTGCGACTGCATTTCCAAATTGTTTTTCAATGCCACTGAAACTGCATCTTCAACTGACAAGGGTTTTACAGGTGTTTGAGCATTTGTATTTTGAAATAAGAAAATTAAAAACACAATAACAATAGGCGTTCCCTTTGCTTTAATTTTCCTGAGAGGAGTTGAGAAAATCAGGTAGAGCAATGGCAAAACAAACAAGGTTAAAAATGTTGCTGAAAGCAAACCGCCTATTACAACTGTTGCCAAAGGTTTCTGCACTTCTGCCCCTGCACCGTATGAAAGTGCCATTGGTAAAAAATCCTAATGAGGCAACCGTTGCTGTCATTAAGACTGGTCGCAAACGAATTTTTGTTCCTTCCTTTATTCGTGCCAAAATATCTTTCATACCGTCTTTTTCTAATTGATTAAATGTTCCAATTAGCACAATACCGTTTAGCACTGCTACACCGAACAATGCAATAAAACCTATACCTGCCGAAATGCTGAAAGGCATATCACGAATGAGCAAAGCAAATACTCCACCGATTGCACTCATAGGAATGGCGGTATAAATAAGTGTTGCTTGTTTTACTGAACTAAAGGTGAAATAGAGTAACATAAAAATGAGTGCTAATGCCACAGGCAAAGCAATCATCAAGCGTTTACTTGCAGCTTGCAAATTTTCAAATGTTCCTCCGTAAGTATAATAATATCCTTCGGGCAACTTCACATTTTCGCTAAGTTGTTTTTGAATATCCTTTACCACACTTGCCACATCTCTGCCTTTGATGTTGAACCCAACAACTATTCTTCGTTTGCCATCTTCACGACTAATTTGTGCAGGACCCAATTCCATTTTTATTTCCGCAACTTGTGAAAGGGGAATTTGTGTTCCGTTTGCAGTAGGAATATATAAATGACTTACATCTTCAATATTATTACGATGTGTGCTGTCAAGGCGAACTACTAAGTCAAATTTGCGTTCGTTTTCAAAAACAACTCCTGCACTACCACCTGCAAATGATGTAGAAACAATGTGGTTAATATCTTCAATGTTCAAACCGTAGTTTGCAATTTGCGAACGGTTGTATTTGATAACGATTTGCGGAAGCCCAGCAACCCTTTCAACGCTTGGTTCTGTTGCACCGTCCACACTTTGCACTATTGCGTTTACCTTATTGGCATAGCTTAAAAGTGTGTCCATATTTTCACCGAATATTTTAATTGCAACATCTTGGCGAATACCTGTCATAAGTTCGTTGAAACGCATTTGAATAGGTTGGTTTTTTCAAAGAAAACACCTGGGATTTGGCTTAATTTTTCTTCAAATTCTTCGGCTAATTCATCGTAAGAAACATCACGCTTCCATTCGCTTTGTGGTTTCAGAATTATCATCATGTCTGTTGCTTCGGGTGGCATTGGGTCGGTGGGAACTTCGGCTGCTCCTGTTTTTCCAACTACCATTTTTACCTCATCAAATTCTTTGATTAGTCGTGATGCTTGCATAGAAGTTTCCAAACTTTGAGAAAGTGAAGTGCCTTGCGGTAAAATGCAGTGAAAAGCAAAATCGCCTTCCTGCAAGGTTGGAATAAACTCGCCACCCATTTTTGAAAAGATAAAAACCGAAAGGACAAAAACAGCAACCGTTGCTGTTACAATTATTTTCTTAAATCGGATTGCCTTTTCCAAAAGCGGTGCATAGATGCGATGGAAAAATTCATCATCTTATCGCTAATGTTTCTTTGTGTGAGACATTTTTTGAAAGAAATGCAGCACACATCATTGGGATATAAGTCAGCGATAAAATCAAAGCTCCGAAAATGGCGAAACCAACGGTTTGAGCCATCGGGCGAAACATTTTGCCTTCAATACCAATCAGAGTAAGTATAGGAATATAAACAATCAGAATAATGATTTCGCCAAAGGCAGCACTGCTTCTGATTTTGGAGGCAGATTTAAAACTTCTTCGTCCATTTCACTTTGTGAAAGTCTGCCGATGGTTTTTCGTAAACCTAAATGGTGCATGGTGGCTTCAACAATAATTACAGCACCGTCCACAATTAAACCAAAGTCAATTGCACCTAAACTCATCAGGTTTGCACTCACGCCAAACACATTCATTAAGCCCAATGCAAACAACATTGATAAAGGAATGGCAGAAGCTACAATCAGCCCAGCACGAAAATTTCCAAGGAATAAAACCAAAACGAAGATTACTATTAATGCTCCTTCAATCAGATTTTTTCTCAACTGTGCTGATAGCACGGTTTACCAAATCTGTTCTGTCTAAGTAGGGTTCAATTACAACATCATTTGGCAATGATTTTTGAATGGTTTGCATTTTCTCTTTAATGCGACTTACCACATCAGCACTATTTGCACCTTTCAGCATCATTACTACTCCACCAACGGCATCTACTTCACCGTTGTAGGTCATTGCACCATATCGCACGGCACTACCTAAATGCACTTCGGCAACATCTTTTATGAGAATAGGAATACCGTTGGGATTTGTTTTTACAACAATGTTTTTAATGTCGTCAAACGAACCAATTAAACCAACTCCACGAATAAAATAGGCATTTGGCTTTTGTCAATGTATGCCCCGCCTGTATTTTCGTTGTTCTTTTCTAAGGCGGTAAAAATTTCGGGAATAGTAATTCCCATTGCAATAAGTCTGTCAGGATTTACCGCAACTTCATATTGTTTGAGTTGTCCGCCAAAACTATTCACCTCTGCAATGCCGGGTGTTCCATAAAGTTGACGGGCAACAATCCAGTCTTGCATAGTCCGCAAGTCCATAGCCTGTATTTGCTTTCGCTCCCTTTTTGGGGTGAATGATGTATTGATACACTTCTCCCAAACCTGTGCTAACAGGAGCTAATTCGGGCGTGCCAACACTCTTTGGAATTTTGCTTTCGGCTTTTTTAACCTTTCGTTAATCAGTTGTCGGGCAAAATAGATGTCCACTTTGTCGGCAAATACAACTGTAATTACCGAAAGTCCGAAACGGAAATGCTTCGCAATTCTTCCAAATCAGGAAGGTTGGCAATGCTTTGCTCAATAGGTAAGTTACCAACTGTTCAACCTCTTGTCCTGCAAGGGTGGGGCAAACCGTAATAATTTGCACCTGATTGTTGGTGATGTCGGGAACTGCATCTATGGACAGTTTAGTTGCACTCCACACCCCCCAAACAATGAGTGCAAGTGTCATCAATGCGATGATGAATTTATTTTTATGCTGAACGCAATTATTTTGTCTAACATTATTTTAATCAGTTTAATGAATGAATACACGATTACTTGCGGTGCGTTAGCACCGTAAGTAGTTTTGTTTTGTTCCGCATTAGCGGAACATCAGAAATTCATTAACTGAGTTTGGCGGTTGCCAGATAGACAAATACACCTCTGAAATAAAAGAAGCGTTGTAAATAGGAATGTCTTGTTTTACAACAGGTGTCGGGTTGTATAAAGCAGTTGGGTAAAAATATTGGTTATCGATTGTCCGCAGCAAGCACACATACAAAAAGGTGAGCAATTCTCTGTATCGCTGTCGTGGTCTGAATGGTCAGTCGTAGCGAAAGTTGATTGGTCTGCACTCGGATAATTACAGTCCTCCATGTCGCTGCATGGCATAACCGCCAAAGCAAGAAGGTAAAAACTGAATATGAGGGTAAAGAGTTTCACGGTGCAAATGTAAGGATTTTTGGGAAACTTACGATTTTCATCCTTATTTGTTGAGCGATGGCAGAATTTTTTGGCTCGTGTTTTTTGTATGTGGGGTAGGGTTTAGCTCTTTTGCAGGTGGTGAAGCAAGTTTTTAAAATGCGTAATTTTTCCTACGCATTTTAAAACTAACCTGCAAATGTGCTAAATGAAGCGAGGGACAAAAACCGTGACAAAAAATTGTGGGTCGGCTTGTTTTTTTTTTTCTTTTAAGTGCGGTGGGGCAAAAATTAAATCTTTCTTTGTAGGGTTTGAGTGTCGCCTGTTTTTCTGTCTGCTCGAAATATTGTTAACTGGTCTGTCCCGTTAATTTTCTCCGTCATTGTCAAGGTAGTACGGTCGTTTTTACCATTGGCGGTAACGTTTTGCGGCTTGGCGAAGGTGGTGATTTTCACCACAAATGTTGATGCGGAGAACTGAACTTTCTGTAACCACAAATGTGTCTGCGGAGCACTGAACCGCCACTTTTGCCAAACCGCTGTTAGGTGCTGGCGTTCTGTCTGTCGTTGCTCTGTTGTCCATTATTTGCTGTGTCTTGGTGCGTTGGCTTGGTGGCTCTTTTGGATTTTTTTGCGTTGGTCTGTGCGTTGGAAAAAAATACAAATGTGCCACCAAAAGGGTAGTGATTTATGGTCTGTTAATTATTTTACCTGTTGACAAAGCTTTGTCTGGAGACCACCAAATGCTATTTAAATGACCCTTTACTTTGTTAAAAAGGTCAATTATTAAGTCTTCTTGAATGATATGAGGTTTTATACCTCGTTTCCTTGAATCCAAGCGTTCTGAAACACTTGCCTTACATAGAATATAAATTTCATTTATGTCACTTAGTTCAGGTTGCTCATCTTTTAGTTTCATATATTCTGAAGCCACAATGTATAAACAGTATGGCATTGCACTTTTTAATCTCCTTGCAGTTCCTGAACATGAATCCAACATGTTTCTTTCAATATACGTCTTGCATTCTATCGCTAATACAGGAACAATGATGTCTTCCTTAATTTCATTCGCTCCATCTGCTTTTATTTTCAATTCTAAATTTACTCCAATTACAAAATCTTGGTCTTTAGAATGAATATAAGGATTTGGCTTTATAAAATTTCACGAAATGAAGAAGGTGAGAATGTTAAGTCAATATAGCTGTTGGCTTTACCTAAGAGTAAATTAGATGGTAAACTTGGAAGAAGTTCACCAATTAAGTCCGAAAACAAATGACAAAATAATTCTTCAAGCATTGATGACCTGAGATTTTCTTGACCTGAATTTTTGCGGTTTTCGATTGTATACAAAACTGACTCACGATAAGAATTGAACTCACTAACAAATTTGCTAATAGATTTGTCGTCTGTAATTTGAAAAGTTGAAATATTTTTAATGAATTTCAAATACGATTCGTATATAAATTTTACTTCTTTGTCTGTGCTGGACTTGCTTTTAAGAAGATTACCATGGTTATAATGATTTCTAGTTGCCATTTTCCTTATTTTATTAGTTTGCCCTTTTTTAATCTCTTACTCAAAAGAACTGGTGCCTCAATGGCAGTTTCAAGGAAATGCAAAACTTCTTTGAGGTGATTGAACATTAAATTAGCGTCAATAGGATTAAGTTTAGTTGAATCTCTTCTAACCTCACTTCTTTTTGTTTTTCTCGTAATTACTATTTCGTCAATAGCAGAAGCTGCATAGTTTTGTTTTTCATAAGCAAAGTCTGCCAATTCAGAAATTAGGTAATATTTACATAATGGAAAAGTTCTTTCAGTCTTTGAACTGAATATTCAACTCCTCCAATCATATTCTTGTCAAGATTTGTTTTACTTCAATTGCTATTAGTGCAATATTAAAATCGTTTAGCTTTTCTTTATTGACGGAAAATGAGCATGGTTTTAGTATTGCAACATCTACCCTTTTAGATTTGAAATTTATTGCAGATGTGGAATAAGGAAGAAAGGATAAATCAACAACTCAAGTCCTTTTGTGTTTCTATAATAAATTCCTTATGTTGTCTAATTACAAACTTGTCGTATAGCAGATATAGAAACTCCGGAAGCAAAGAAGAAAGAAAGTCTGATTGATGACTAAATATTCTGAATTTATCAGTTTTAATTTCTGCATAATATATTTCAAAATGATTCAAAGCTTCGATAATCCATTTTTTGGGGTCTTTAACTTTATCAAGCTTCCTTAACTGCTTGATAATACTTTAAATAATGCGTAACAATTTCTTTAGTAAGAATTACACTCTTACCCTTGCTAGTGTTTTCATTTAAAGCTTTTGTCTTTAAGTTGCTACAGTGAGGTAACTTTATCAATAACGACAATTTTTGAATTAATGCATCTAATTCCATTCTTATTCTATTTTAAAGCTACTTTTAATATTGCTTTGCCAATAGCCTCTGCAAGCAATGGTGGAACTGCATTACCAATTTGGTTGTATTGAGAAAGACCAATTTCATCTTCTCTTTTCTCTCTAATTAAAAGTGTTTTACTCATTAATGTTCTCGGCCCAGTAAAATAAATGTATCAGGAAACGATTGATCTAGCACCACTCCTAGCTGTCAAGTTTCGGTCCAAGTTTTGGGGTGAACGAATGTTGATTGAA contains the following coding sequences:
- a CDS encoding Bpu10I family restriction endonuclease codes for the protein MKPNPYIHSKDQDFVIGVNLELKIKADGANEIKEDIIVPVLAIECKTYIERNMLDSCSGTARRLKSAMPYCLYIVASEYMKLKDEQPELSDINEIYILCKASVSERLDSRKRGIKPHIIQEDLIIDLFNKVKGHLNSIWWSPDKALSTGKIINRP
- a CDS encoding DNA cytosine methyltransferase, whose translation is MSKTLLIREKREDEIGLSQYNQIGNAVPPLLAEAIGKAILKVALK